Below is a genomic region from Bacillus mycoides.
ATCATTATATGTGTTCATTACCGTACCTGATGGTTTATCAAGTTCTAGATAAGTACCGTCTGATAAGTTTTTGCAAAACCACGCAATATTTGAATCCCCAAAGAAAAGATACTCTTTTTGAAATTCATTTTCATACCAAATCTCATTCGTGTCTATAAAGCCGCAAATATGTTCATGTTCATCTTTTTCTGTTTCTAGTAAAGGAGAATCGACTCCGTAAAGTACCAATCCATCAAAGTCTAAACCATTTACAGTTTTAAGAAACTCTTCGTATTCACTCGGTAAATCAACATTAAATTTCTCTTTTGCATGTTCTCTTAATCTCTGAACTTCAGTATCCGTTGCGGGTGTATTCAGCTTATAATTAACACTTTTCAGTATATCTCCAATTTCCAAAATCATATTTTTCCACATATAAAAACCTCTTTCTAAATTTATTCCCCTTTAGGATAGATATTATATTTCGGTATAGGCCAGCTTATGTCTACACTGTCTCCAGGTTGTAAGCCTTTAGTTAGTGTACGTTGTGTATTAGTTATAGCTTTATGATATGGGTGATTTTGTATTAAAGTTAAAT
It encodes:
- a CDS encoding YrhA family protein codes for the protein MWKNMILEIGDILKSVNYKLNTPATDTEVQRLREHAKEKFNVDLPSEYEEFLKTVNGLDFDGLVLYGVDSPLLETEKDEHEHICGFIDTNEIWYENEFQKEYLFFGDSNIAWFCKNLSDGTYLELDKPSGTVMNTYNDFNTMLEEALKITLL